In Bradyrhizobium paxllaeri, the genomic stretch ACGCCGTACAGTGGGCCAGGCTCAACCGCCGCATCATCGCTGAACGCGCTGCGGCCGCGGCGCGAGCGGACCTGCGTCTTGTCAACGATCTGGCGCACAACATGGTCGAGCGTCAGGCCGACGCAGGCGGCAACGTAATGGCGCTGCATCGAAAGGGCGCGGCGGCTTCCGACCGCGGGCTGGTGCCGGTGCCGGGATCGCGCGGGACGTTGTCGTATCTCGTGGAGCCGCTGGCGGCGATGCAAACCGATGCGCTCGCTTCCCTCGCCCACGGTGCCGGCCGCAAATACGATCGCGCCTCCATGCACGGCCGCGTCCGGGTCAAAAAGTCGGACGTCGCACGGCTCGAGCGCAATCCCTATGGCGGCATCGTCGTCTGCGGCGATCGCGGCCTGCTCGCGGAAGAGGCGCCGGAGGCCTACAAGAACATCGAACGCGTCATCGCCGATCTCGTCGAGTTCGGCCTCGCACGCGTAGTGGCGACGTTCCGTCCGCTGGTGACGTTCAAGAAGGCGCAGTCCAGTGTCGCGGCCGGTGCCTCCCGACGGGAGAAATCCTGGAAGGAGGATCGCCGATGATCCGGCTTCTCTTCACCAGCGGACGCGGTCCGGCGGAATGCCAGATCGCGGTCCGGAAAGCCATTGCAACGCTCGTGGCCGAAGCTGCTGCGCTAGGGCTTGAAACCGACTGCGTAGAAGGCCCGAGCCCCGACAAGCATGGTCCGGGCTCGGCCATCGTCGTGATCCACGGCGAGGCCGCGGCCACGTTCGCGCGGCCATGGATCGGTGCGATCCAATGGGTGGCGCAAAGCCCGGTCCGGCCGCATCACAAGCGCAAGAACTGGTTCATCGGCGTCGTCGAGCTTCCGGCACCGCCGGAAGCCCCGAAGGCGCTGGCAGCGCAGGATGTCCACTTCGAAGCCTTCCGGGCCGGAGGTCCCGGCGGCCAGCATCAGAACAAGACCGAGAGCGCCGTGCGCGCCACCCACATCGCCAGCGGGCTTTCTGTCGTGGCGCGGGAGGAACGCTCGCAGCACCGCAACAAGGCGCTGGCCCTGGAGCGGATTGCGGCGCTACTCCGGCTGCAGGGCGAACTCGAAGCGATCACCGCGCGGAACGATGCGCATGCAGCGCATGATCGGCTGGAACGCGGGCGGGCGGTGAAGCGGTTCAAGGGCATGGCCTTCAAGACGGCATAGATCGTTGCCCCTGGCCGGAAAAAAGCCGTGGACGTTCCGCGCAATCCCGCGCATGACGGCACGAAACGGTCTTAGGCTTCTGCAATGCGTCCCACTTTGCTCAATTCCTTGTTTGCACCGGTCACGAGCCTTCCCGGCGTCGGGCCGAAGCAGGACAAGCTGTTGCGCTACCTGCTTGGCCGCGATGAGACGCCGCGGCTGGTCGATCTGCTGCTGCATCTGCCGGCCAGCGTGATCGACCGCCGGGCGCGGCCGAAGATCCGCGAGGCGGCACAGGGAACCGTGGTGACGCTGGAGGTCACCGTGGATCGCCACCGCCCGCCTCCGCCGCGCAATTCCCGCGCGCCCTACCTTGTCTATGCCTCTGACGATACCGGCGACGTCGTGCTGACATTCTTCCGCGCCAAGCCCGGCTATGTCGAGAAGCTGCTGCCGGTCGGCGAGAAGCGCTACGTGTCGGGCACGCTGCAGATGTATGACGGCATCCCGCAGATCGTGCATCCCGACCGTGTCGTCGATGAGGCGGCATTCTCGAAACTCAGCGGCATCGATCCGGTCTATCCGCTGACCCAAGGCCTCGCGCTGGGTTCGCTACGCCGCGCGATCGCGCAGGCGCTGCAGAAGGCCCCCGAGCTTCCCGAATGGATCAGCCCGGAAGTGATCCGCCGCTGCAGCTTTCCGCCAATCCGCGAGGCGCTCAATCGCGTGCACGTGCCGGTCGAACTCACCGACATTTTGCCTGATGGCCCGTTCTGGTCACGGCTCGCCTTCGACGAACTCTTGGCCGGCCAACTGGCGCTGGCGCTGGTGCGCGCGCAACTCCGGCGTCCGGCCGGCGACCGCAATGCCGGCGACGGCCATCTGCGCCACAGGATCATCGACGCCCTGCCCTACGCGCTGACGGCGTCACAGCGCGAGGCGGTCGCCGCCATCACCGCGGATTTGCTCCAACCGGTGCGGATGCTGCGTCTGCTGCAAGGCGATGTCGGCTCCGGCAAGACGGTGGTGGCGCTGCTCGCCGCCGCCGCTGTCACCGAGGCCGGCAAGCAGGCCGCGCTGATGGCGCCGACCGAAATTCTCGCCCGCCAGCATATCAAGACCATCGCCCCGCTGGCCGAACGCGCGGGCTTGCGGGTCGCCATCCTGACCGGTCGCGAGAAGGGCAAGGAGCGGCGCGAGATTTTGGCGCAGCTCGAAGCCGGCGAGATCGATTTTCTGGTCGGCACGCACGCGCTGATCCAGGACGACGTGATCTTCAAGGCGCTGGCGCTGGCGGTGGTCGACGAACAGCACCGTTTCGGCGTCCGCGAACGCCTTGCGCTCACCAACAAGGGCGAAGCCGTCGACGTGCTGGTGCTGAGCGCGACGCCGATCCCGCGCACGCTGGTGCTGACATACTTTGGCGACATGGATGTATCCGAGTTGCGCGAGAAGCCCGCCGGCCGGCAGCCGATCGAAACCCGCGCGGTTCCGGCCAGCCGCCTCGACGAGGTCGTCGACGCGGTTGGCCGCGCGCTCAAGGCCGGCAAGCTGGTCTACTGGATCTGTCCGCTGGTCGAGGAATCCGAGGCCGAAGGCACTGAACATCTCACCAACGCCACCGAGCGCTTCGAGAAGCTGCAGAAGCGTTTTGGCGACAAGGTCGGTCTCGTCCATGGGCAGATGAAGGGCACGGAGAAAGACCGCGTGATGGCGCAGTTCGCCGCGCACGAGATCGGGCTCTTGGTGGCGACCACGGTGGTCGAGGTCGGCGTCGACGTCCCGGCCGCGACCATCATGGTGATCGAGAACGCCGAGCGTTTTGGGCTCGCGCAATTGCACCAGTTGCGCGGCCGGATCGGGCGCGGGTCGGAGGCGTCGACCTGTCTGCTGCTCTACAAGGAGCCGCTCGGCGAGATGTCGAAGGCGCGGCTGAAGGTGATCCGCGAGACCACCGACGGCTTCCGGATCGCCGAGGAGGATTTGAAGCTGCGCGGCGAAGGCGACGTGCTCGGCATCCGCCAGAGCGGCCTGCCCGGCTATCGCATCGCCCGCTCCGACGTGCACGCCCAATTGATCACGCAGGCGCGCGACGAGGCGCTGCGGATCATGAAGGACAATCCGAAACTCAAGGGCGAGCGCGGCGAGGCGCTGCGCTGCCTGCTCTACCTGTATGAGCGCGATGAAGCCGTGCCGCTGATCGGCGCGGGATGACGCGCCGCGGCGTCGGCAATGCGGCCCCGGTAGAGTTCGGTGCCCTCGACGATCTTGTCGAGCAGATCCTCCAGCGCCCAGAATTTCTCGTGGACATCGTAGGTGACGGCACGGCTGTCGGTGCACTCGAATGTACCGAGACGCTGGTGGTAGAGTTTTGCCAGCTTCGGATAGCCCATCGGTTCGGCCATCGCCGACAGCGCGAGAAAAACCGAAAGCTCGTCCGCCAGCGCCGGATGGCTGGCGTGCTCGGTCATCATCCACTGGTAGAGATCGGGATGGAAGTTCGTGAACACGCCGGTGAAGCCGCGTGAGCCCGCTTTCATCGCATCGAAGGCGATCGCCGCATTGGCGTTGACGATGGCAAGCGGCGTGCCCTTCGTCAACGCCACGCGACGCTTGACCGTTTCGAGGTCGCAGGAGACATCCTTGAGAATGACGAAGCGGCCGCTATTCGCGCAGAATTTCAGTTCGTCGTCGCTGAGCAGACGCCGATAGGGCGCCGGGCACTCATAGAGGCCGAGCGGAATGTGCTTCGGCAGCCGGTCGAGCAGCCAGGTCAGGTCGTCGATGAACTTCGTCCCGCCTTCCTGCCTGGCGTCGAGACGGTTGGTGACGAGCACCATACCGTCGACGCCGGTTGCGGCAATCGCGGTCAGTTCAGTGAGCTGATCGTCCAGGCTTTCGCTGATGTGGCCGGAGGCAATCACCGGCACGCGGCGGGCGGCGGCTTGTCTGACGAAAGCGGCGAGTTCGACGCGTTCGTCAAGCGTGAGAAACTGCATTTCGCTGGACTGGCAGACCGCAAACAGCGCGTCCGAACCATTGTCGATGTACCATTCCACCAGCCGGCCGAGGCCGGGATAGTCAATCCCGCCGCTTTCGGTGAACGGCGTGATCATCACGGGAATGATGCCTTCGATCTTCTTGGTCATGTTCGGCCTAGGAGCATTCGAGGATTTTCGATGCAAGGATTGTCGTCATTCCGGGATGCGCGAAGCGCAGACCCGGAATCTCGAGATTCCGGGTTCGCATCTTCGATGCGCCCCGGAATGGCGGCTCAAATCACTCCACCTTCACCTTTGCGGGAGCTGGCTGCAGTGCGGCTGCTGAATTCGCCACGCGTGCCGCATTCGCCATGCCGGCCAGCGCGGCGTTGCGCTTCTGCGGGTCGGAGCCGGGCTGCACCACGCCGGCCGACATGATCAGGGTTGCGGCGTCCTCGGTGCTCATGTCGACTTCGATGATCTTGCTCTTTGGCACGTAGAAGAAGAAACCCGTGGTCGGGTTCGGCGCGCAGGGCAGGAACACCGAGATGTGCTCCTCCTGGCCGGGAAGCTGGCTCGCGACATTCGCGCTCGGCGACTGCGAGATCAGGACGATCGACCACATGCCGGGCGAGGGAAATTCGACCAGGCCGACCTTCCGGAAGCTCGAACCCTTGCCGGAGAACAGCGTCTCGAACACCTGCTTCAGGCCGCGATAGATCGCGCGCACCACCGGCATGCGGCCGAGCAGCCGTTCGCCAAGATCAACCAGCGTCCGTCCGATCAAATTGGCGGTGAGGAAACCCAGCATCGTCAGCGCAAACACCGCGACGATCAGCCCGGAGCCCGGCAATCCGAACGGCAGATAGGTTTCCGGCCGGTAGGCCGTCGGCACGAACGGGCGGACCAGGTTGTCCACCCAGTTCACGAACCACCAGGTCAGATACAGGGTGATGGCGACCGGCCCTGCGACAATCAGTCCGGTCAGGAAATAGTTCCGGAAACGGGCGACCAGCCCGGCGTGATGCTCTTCCAGAAGGGGTTCCTCCGGAGGCGCGGTCGGGGGCAGTTCTTCGCGGTTCATCGTGGTTCCAGATCAGGGCAAGCCGGCCTATGCCAGCTAAGCCATCCTAGCAGGTTTTTGAAGACCCGGCGTGACAGCCAATGGACTTGACTAGAGCCTTTTCCGTTTCGATGGAATCGAAACGGGGCCCTAGATTCCTATTTTGACGCGTTTTCTTGACGCGAACCGGGTCCACCCCGGATCAAGTCCGGGGCAAGCTTTCGCTCGAAAACGTTCTATTCGACCGTTACCGATTTGGCGAGATTTCGCGGCTGATCCACGTCCGTGCCCATCACCACGGCGGTATGATAGGCCAGCAGTTGCACCGGGACGGCATAGACCATCGGGGTGAACGCCGAGGCCATGTCGGGCAGCACGATCGTGACCAGCGATTCGATGGTGGCTTCCGCCGCCCCCTTGGCGTCGGTCATCAGGATGATGTTGCCGCCGCGGGCCGCGACTTCCTGCATGTTGGAGACGGTCTTTTCGAACACCCGGTCATGCGGCGCGATCACCACGACCGGCATGTTTTCGTCAATCAGCGCGATCGGCCCGTGCTTGAGTTCGCCGGCGGCATAGCCTTCGGCGTGAATGTACGAAATTTCCTTCAGCTTCAGCGCGCCCTCCAGCGCCAGCGGATAGCTGGTGCCGCGGCCGAGATAGAGCACGTCCTTGGATTTCGAGATGTCGCGCGCCAGCTTCTCGATCTGCGGCTCGATGGTCAGCGCCGCCGCCATCAGCCGCGGGATCTCGACCAGACCATGCACGAGCTTGGTTTCGTCCTCCTCGGACAGTTCGCCGCGCGCCTTGCCGGCGGCGACCGCGAGCGAGGCCAGCACCATCAACTGGCAGGTGAACGCCTTGGTCGAGGCGACGCCGATTTCGGGACCGGCCAGCGTCTGCAGCACGGTCTCGCTTTCGCGCGCGATCGTCGAGGTCGGCACGTTCACGACAGACAGCGTGTGAGCGCCCTCGCCCTTGGCGTAGCGCAGCGCGGCCAGCGTATCGGCGGTCTCGCCGGACTGCGAGATGAAGATCGCAAGATCGCCCTTGCGCAACGGCGCCTCGCGGTAGCGGAATTCGGAGGCGATATCGATTTCGACCGGAATGCGCGCCAGCCGCTCGAACCAGTATTTGGCGACGTAACCGGCAAGGTTCGCGGTGCCGCAGGCCGTGATCGAAACGCGCTGGATGTCCTTGAAGTCGAACGGCAGCGTGACCGGCAGCATGACGCGCTCGCTCGCCATGTCGATATAGCGCGCCAGCGTGTGCCCGACCACTTCCGGCTGCTCGTGGATTTCCTTGGCCATGAAGTGGCGGTAGTTCGCCTTGTCGACCAGCGAGGTCGAGGCTGAGTGCTTGACCGCGTCGCGGTGCACGATGGCGTTGTTCTTGTCGTAGATGACCGCGCCCTTGCGCGTCAGCACCACCCAGTCGCCGTCTTCGAGGTAGCTGATCGTATCGGTGAACGGCCCGAGCGCGATCGCATCCGAGCCCAGATACATCTCGCCATCGCCATGACCAATGGCAAGCGGCGGGCCGTTGCGGGCGCCGATCATCAGGTCATCATCGCCGGCGAAGATGAAGCCGAGCGCGAACGCGCCGCGCAATTCCGACAGCGCCGCCCTCACCGCCTCGACCGGCTTGACGCCCTTTTGCAGAAAGCTGTCGACGAGGTGGAGCACGATCTCGGTGTCGGTTTCGGTCTTGAAGTCAGCCCCCTTCTTCTCCAGCGCCTCGCGCAGCTCGCGGAAGTTCTCGATGATGCCGTTGTGGACCACGGCGACGCGTTCGGTCGCGTGCGGATGCGCATTGTTCTCGGTCGGCTTGCCGTGGGTCGCCCAGCGCGTGTGCCCGATGCCGGTGTGACCGCCGAGCGGTTCGGCCTGCAGCCGCTTTTCCAGGTTCTTCAGCTTGCCCTCGGCGCGCCGGCGCGCGAGGTGATCGCCTTCCAGCGTGGCGACCCCTGCGGAATCATAGCCGCGATATTCAAGCCGCTTGAGTGAGTCTACCAGGAGCTCCGCGACCGGAGCTTTCCCAAGAATGCCGACAATGCCGCACATGCGGTTCAATTTCCCCAAATCGACGAATAGCGTCGCAACCCGTTCATCTCTTAACGAGAAATGAAGTCCGACAGATACTCAATAATTATTGCGGATTGAGACAGTCTTAAGCGGAAAGCTTAATGGGTAGCTCAACCGGGGATTAACCTGTCATATCCGCAAGGCGTGCGGAATACGGGTCCGCGATCTCGCGGCATGATTTGCCCGAGGCTTGGCCGTGGTTCCCTCGAAGAAAGAGGGAGCAGGGAATGCCGGATGCGCGCTGCACCCGCGGTCTCGCGTGCAATGGGTAGAAGGAAACGCACACGAGCATACAGGTTCAGCGGAGGCAATCCGGCATTCCCTGCGCAATGGCTTTACGGCTTATAACGCGCTCTTGTGTCCGCAAAATCTGCCAGAATGTGCGAACGGGCGGTTCTGACCAACCGCCCGTCGCTGGATCTGATCCCGTTCGTGCTCAAAGGCCGAGAGCCTGTCGGGGAGCGAGGGACAGATCCGGTGGTCTTCCTCAACCCGAACAGTTGCACGGGCTTCGAGCCCGAACCGAGCAAGGAAGGGAGTGGATGATGGCACAAGATGAGGTCGTTGTCGTCGGTATTGATGTGGCCAAGGACAAGGTGGATGCGTGCATTCGCTCGCTGTCTCAATGGCAGACGTTCCCAAGTACCGCGGAGGGGCAGCGTGCCCTGATCCGCTGGCTTCGCAAACACAGGGGCGGCAAGGCAGCCATGGAGGCTTCCGGCGGTTATGAGCAGGACTGGGCCAAGGCGCTGCGCGAGGCCCGCATCGAAGTCCGGATCGTCGACCCGAAGCGGGTGCGCAGCTTCGCCCGCTCGGCCGGACGCCTCGCCAAGAACGATCCGATCGATGCGGAGATGATCGCCTGGTTCGCCGAGACCTTCACCGAAGCACCGGGCCAAGCCTACGACGCGGCACGCGAGAGGTTGGTCAAGATCGTCAATGCACGCCAAGGACTGCTCGATCTACAGACTAGCTTGAAAAACAGTGGCGAGCATTCCGTGCCGGACGTCGTGCAGAAAATGCAGGCGCGGCTCTTGAAGAAGATTGCCGTCGAAGTCGCCAAGCTCGATACTGCGATCGCAGCCCAGGTCAAAGCGACACCGCATTTTGCCGAGCTCGCCGAGATCATCGAGAGCGTGCCGGGACTTGGCAAGATCACTTCCGCCGGACTGATCGCGACGATGCCGGAACTGGGCCAGGTGAACGACAATATCGTCGCGGCCTTGTTGGGGGTAGCACCTTACGATGACGATAGTGGCCAACGGCGGGGCAACCGCCACATCAAGGGCGGACGCCGAAAGGCCCGCAACCTCTTCTACATGCCTTGCATGGGAGCTGCGACCCAGCACAACCCCGTGCTCAAGGCGTTCTATGACCGCCTGATCGCCAAGGGAAAGGAGCCGAAGGTTGCGCTCACCGCCTGTATGCGCAAGCTCATCGTCATCCTCAACACCATGATCGCGCGACGCCAAAAATGGGACGCCAACCGCTACAAAGTGAGCGACCCCGCTCGGCTTCCGCCGAGCGCATGCCCAGCCTAAAGACCGGTGAGCGGATGGGGTCAAGGCCGTCAGCCGCCGGAGGCGGTGGCGCGTAGCGCCAGCCTTGAGGCCAGCCGATCACAGGGCTACATCAACACAGTTGCTCCCCGGCGACGAATTCCTTTTTGTCACCGTCACCAGCGGATTGAGATTTGTCTTGAGCCCGGTCGGGCCGACGCATCTCCGCTGGTTTAACATCAGCCACGGATGCCAGAACCACGCGACTTCGCCGTACGCAGCGCCCTCACCCTTCACTTCGATCGGCGAGATGCCGACCAAAATTCTGGCGAAGGCCTTGAAACGCCGGTCGTCTGCGCTGGCGTAAGATCACTCACGGGAGAACCCGCCCTGCGACCACGATCGCGCCCGACGCCGCTGCGTCCACCGCATCCAACCCCGCGTCCGTGACGATCGCGATACGCCCCTCTTGCCGGGGTGGATGGGCAGATTGATAGCGGTGATTTGGGCGCGCGTGGAAGCGGAATATTTTTTCGGAGACGACTGGACTGGTAGCATCAGGTTGATTTGGTTCAGCAAATTAGCTTGGCGCGCAAGGGGCAAGTAGCTGACTCCCCCCGCCGTCAATATGGTGGCCAGCAGAACGGTGAGTAGAGCCGGAGACGAGAACATGACGCTCATTGTCGGGATGGCGAATGCTGAAATAGGGTTCCTGGTGGGAGACACGTTGCTAACCCCCTTGCTGGAAGTTAAGGGCAATCCAGCGGGGGTAGTAAACGGCGAATTCCATGGCCTCAAAATTCAAATCCTGAATGATCAAGTAGCGATTGCGTTTTCCTCCTCAAACGCTGTCGACATCGCTCTAAACATCATCGCGGAGGTATGGCGCAAGTTGCAGAGCAATTCTCAAACGGACATCTGCGTCGAGCTATTGGAGCACTACCAGAAAAATTTAGAATCATCGGGCAATGAAAAGCCGGACTGTGAATTTCTAGTTCTGCAACTGGACGAGAAAGGCAATCAGTTAGTCCATGTCACCGCTGAGGGAATACGGCCTTGCGAGCGATGTTACATCGGCGATCAGGCTCAATATAAGCAATTGAACGCCCTTAGAAAGCCGTACCTTCCAACGGAAGCATACGTGCAGCAGCCTGATGGAAGCTTCAAGGTAGAAAAGGCGAACGACAGTAAAGGTCAGATCGAATTTATGGAAATAAGCCTGGCATTGGAGGAACTGGTCCAGCAAAGAAATAAGGCTGTAGGCGCGATCGGCGGCAACGTCATTCGGGTCCGCGACGCGTGGCCGTCGGGCAATTTGGAATACATGCAAATCGGCATGGCCTCTCTTAGTCCAGAAGAGGGCCAATCGGGCTATTCTCTTCTTTCGTCCAGCACAGGGACAAGAGGGGTTGGAATATATTATAAGTCCGGAAAGCTAGGTTTCTTGATGATCGTCGGCGATGCCGAAACGTGCCGTAAGGAGACGGCAGAAACCATTCAGTCGTTTATCGAACTGGCAGCCAAAGAGTATGGCATGAATTTGGTCGGACCAACTTAACAAACAAACGATGCCTTCTAGCGAAGGCCACGCAACGAGATGTGCAACCTCTCTTCGATCACAACCAACCGAGCAAGTAGCCCGCATGAGCACAGCGATATGCGGGGATACCCTCGGATGTCGCTGCATTCATCCTGGCTACGCTCGCTATCATTAGGAGTTTGCAGATGGCAAAGAAACTTCCGCCGATTCACCCCGGCGAAATCTTGCGGGAAGAGTTTCTCGTTCCGCTCAAGCTGACGCCCTACGCCGTCGCAGCGGCGCTGCACGTGCCGCGCACCCGGATCGAACGCATCGCGCGCGAAGAAAAGCCCATTACGGCTGACACCGCGCTGCGGCTCGGCAAGTTCTTCAAGACCGGCGCTGCGTTCTGGATGAACATTCAGGCGCGCTACGACCTCGAAAAGGCCGAAGACGTGCTCGCCCCGCAGATCAAAAAGATTGCGTCCTACGAGGCGGCGTGAGAGCTACGGCTAGTGCACTTTACTACACTCGCGCAGGCAAATATTCTCCAATGCGAGTTCGAATTGCGGTGACGGTGCAGTCCAGCACTGTCACCATAATAGCAGGTCCGATATTTCGGCGCGGACCTGGTCGCGGTTTCAACGGCGCCGCCTGACCGCGAACGAAAAGCGAAGGCTGCGGCGGGCGCTGATGGACGGCGACGCGCCGCAAAAAATGAAATCGAACTAAACTCTTACTGCTTCCTGGCCATGGTCTCCAGCGCCGCGCCGACTGAGCTGATGCTGGTGCTAGTTGAAAAACTCAGGAAAGCGGGAAAGCCACCAGCAACGACATCGAGTTCACGGTCCTGCAACACTCTGTCGTGCTCTCGATCCTGCGATGCATCGTCTGTCTTGTTCATGATTTCTCTCCATCCGAACTAGCGCGGACCATCCGTCGCTGGGCGCGGCCACACTGGCGCAACGCTCTCGCCGCCGCGACGAGCCGAGAGCGTGGCCAAACTACGTGATGATCACATCTTTCAGTGTGATGACGAGGTACTCCACTGGCCTATCGCGGACCGCGCTCGGCTTTCCGCCTGAGACCTGTTCGAGTTGGTCGTCGGTCAGTTCGTGCACTTCGGGGCTGGCTTCGGAATTGTGCATGGGGGGCGTGCTCATGATCCAAGCCAGCGCGGACCATCCGTCGCTGGTGCCGCCACACTGGCCCAACGCTCTCGCCGCCACTGTGACCCTAGTCACACATTTCGCTGTTGTCGTCGTCGGTCGTGGTGGCGCGATGCGCGTCGACGGCTGGCGATCGTGGCGCGGTGGTCCTCACGACACATGAAGACTTTTGCCCCAGGCGTTAATCGCCGTCAAAATTGATGTGCCGACGCATCATTTACCCAGCCAGCACCAGATCGCTCGCCTTCTCGGCCAGCGCAATTGTGGCGGCGTTGGTCATTGCCTGCGGGATCCCCGGAAATACTGACGCGTCGATGACGCGCAGGGCCGAGACGCCTTTTACACGCAAGGCATTATCGACGACGGCGCCCACGCGGCAGGTGCCGACAGGGTGATGGAACGAATCCGCCGCACAAAGAATGAACTTGCGTAGGTCGGTCGTGGTTGTTGCATCGGGCCCCGGATAAACCTCCCGCATGCGCCAGTCGGCAAAGACAGCACCGGCCCCGATTTCGCGCGCGAGAGAAACGCCCTCGACAAGAAGGTCGAGATCGGCCGGCTCGGAGAGGTAGTTCGGATCAATCAGGGCCGGGACCCGAGGATTGCCGGAGGCAAGTTGCACGCTCCCGCGGCTCCGGGGTCGCATCAGGCAAGGCACAAGAACGTAAGCCGGTGAAGGCAACGCCCCGACGCCTGGCAGGACGAACGGCAAGGAAAGGCACATCACAAGGTGATCGGGACTTTCCCTGGGGTCACTGGGCGGCACGTAGAGAAGAGCATCGGCATGGTTATAATGCGAGCGCGGCACGTCGCGACGTGCCGCATAGGCCACGCCCGCGACCAGCAGATGGTCTTCAAGATGGCGGCCGACATCCGGCAGATCCCGGACAACGGGAATACCGAGGGATCGGAGTTGGTCGGCAGGGCCTATTCCGGACAGCATCAGGAGGCGTGGTGAATCGATTGCGCCGGCGCAAAGCAGGAGTTCGCCGTCCACCCGCACTGTTCGTTCGAAAAGTCGCAGGCCGATGCACCGTCCGCCTTCGATCGCAAGACCGAGCACTTCCGTGTTCACCAAGAGATCCACGGCCACGTTCTCGAGACTGTCGAGATAAGCTGTCGCGGCATCGTCGCGAACCCCTCTTTTGATACTGAGTTGATTCCAGCCGACGCCTGTCGTGACCTCCCCTCCGATGTCTGAAGTCATCGAGAACCCGAGGTCTTGCGACGCCTTGACGAAGGCGGATGCCACATGCGTGCGATCCGTGACGTCTGCGAGCGACAGCACATGCAGAGGACCGTTGCCGCCCCGCCATGCGCTGGCGCCTCCGGAAAAAGTCTCAGCGCGCTTAAAGTAAGGCAGAAGGTCCGCAGCGCGCCACCCCTCGGGCCAGCGATCATAAGCGGCCGGATGGCCGCGCTGATAGGCGAGCGCATTGATGGTGCTTGAGCCACCCACAACCTTCCCGCGCGGGCAGCGAATGATGCGGCCTCCCAGTCCCGGTTGCGGGATTGTCTGATAGCGCCAGTCGAACTGGCTGCCCTGGAGCTTGGGCCATTCCGGCGGATCTGTGATATCAGCCAGCTTCGCT encodes the following:
- a CDS encoding bacteriocin, with amino-acid sequence MSTPPMHNSEASPEVHELTDDQLEQVSGGKPSAVRDRPVEYLVITLKDVIIT
- a CDS encoding GMC family oxidoreductase → MAGRSTSRQVNRRKALAATIGGGLALSGLARSAGAVSGAHILGSPEQLRSAYDYVIVGAGSAGCVLAHRLGLAGRRVLVVEAGGQAGGQAKLADITDPPEWPKLQGSQFDWRYQTIPQPGLGGRIIRCPRGKVVGGSSTINALAYQRGHPAAYDRWPEGWRAADLLPYFKRAETFSGGASAWRGGNGPLHVLSLADVTDRTHVASAFVKASQDLGFSMTSDIGGEVTTGVGWNQLSIKRGVRDDAATAYLDSLENVAVDLLVNTEVLGLAIEGGRCIGLRLFERTVRVDGELLLCAGAIDSPRLLMLSGIGPADQLRSLGIPVVRDLPDVGRHLEDHLLVAGVAYAARRDVPRSHYNHADALLYVPPSDPRESPDHLVMCLSLPFVLPGVGALPSPAYVLVPCLMRPRSRGSVQLASGNPRVPALIDPNYLSEPADLDLLVEGVSLAREIGAGAVFADWRMREVYPGPDATTTTDLRKFILCAADSFHHPVGTCRVGAVVDNALRVKGVSALRVIDASVFPGIPQAMTNAATIALAEKASDLVLAG